One genomic region from Flagellimonas oceani encodes:
- a CDS encoding SprT family zinc-dependent metalloprotease: protein MGEGNFGGPGTDGILKAYAIMGKSADCPEENTLLPINEEEEKIINNLTGKAKCVYDKLNSTNLTELGIIQNTYIAFNDELNHNTYYLTYNLGKLSPNSDGTIPNGITKFLYQNNYEIILNTNQIDNRPPIDIARTILHESIHALLLKHQFGDGQDSFVELFKKYIKATTGTNDLHHSIMRDKYVIPIAKGLQAFDNSSENFSYYENLAWSGLHQELNEVQLNNVVTALQKAYAKGIDCN from the coding sequence GTGGGCGAAGGAAATTTTGGTGGCCCCGGGACCGATGGCATTTTAAAGGCCTATGCGATTATGGGGAAGAGCGCCGACTGCCCGGAGGAGAACACCCTGCTGCCCATTAATGAGGAGGAAGAAAAAATCATCAACAACCTTACAGGGAAGGCAAAGTGTGTTTATGATAAGTTGAACTCCACAAACTTAACCGAGTTAGGAATAATTCAGAATACCTACATTGCATTTAATGATGAACTTAATCACAACACATATTATCTTACCTATAATTTGGGGAAATTAAGCCCCAACAGTGATGGTACAATACCTAATGGGATTACAAAATTTCTTTATCAAAACAATTATGAGATTATTTTGAATACTAATCAGATAGATAATCGACCACCTATCGATATAGCTAGAACGATATTGCATGAGAGTATTCATGCATTACTTTTAAAGCATCAATTTGGAGATGGCCAAGATTCATTTGTAGAATTATTCAAAAAGTACATAAAGGCCACTACTGGAACCAATGATTTACATCATTCAATAATGAGAGATAAGTATGTAATACCTATTGCCAAGGGATTACAAGCATTCGATAACTCATCCGAAAATTTTTCATATTACGAAAATTTAGCTTGGTCTGGTTTGCACCAAGAGTTAAATGAAGTACAATTAAATAATGTTGTAACCGCTCTACAAAAAGCATATGCAAAAGGAATAGATTGTAATTAA
- a CDS encoding lipopolysaccharide biosynthesis protein, with protein MNPLKRLFKQTFIYGLATVLPRVISFFLLPLYTSVFENASGYGQYTNIYAWIAIFNVFLAYGMETAFFRFYHKTEDKAKVISTSLISLLGSSLLFLILALSVREWLSGVTNINSDYLKFTTYILVLDAVVIIPFALLRANEKPMRYAVLKTINVAINLAFNVFFLLILPEMAQEGDTGFLASLYKPDWEIHYVLISNVIASGVTLLILLPTYIKVSYNFDLDIWKQMLKYAGPILVAGIAFTINEVFDKILLTELLPSDIAESEVGKYGACYRLAMFMTLFGTAFRMGVEPFFFSHSNSNNPQKTYAQITNYFVILGSIILLGVIVFIDVLGRLLLHNPIYREALDVVPIILLASFCLGIYHNLSVWYKVTDRTKYGAYISSVGAIITLIINISLIPKIGYMASALATLAAYASMMFLSYHYGKKYYPVPYNMRKIVFYLSVSLVLSILSFYVFNRNLIAGSLLFLLFLGLVYKMEGDKLRSIFIKRED; from the coding sequence TTGAATCCACTAAAAAGGCTTTTTAAACAAACATTTATATACGGTTTGGCCACGGTATTGCCGCGGGTCATTTCTTTCTTTCTGTTGCCGTTGTACACCTCGGTGTTTGAGAATGCTTCAGGCTATGGACAGTACACCAATATTTACGCTTGGATAGCAATCTTTAATGTATTCTTGGCCTATGGTATGGAAACTGCCTTTTTTCGATTTTACCATAAAACCGAAGACAAGGCCAAGGTGATTTCCACTTCGTTGATATCCTTATTGGGTTCTTCTTTATTGTTTCTGATTCTTGCACTTTCCGTGCGGGAATGGCTTTCCGGAGTAACCAACATCAACTCAGATTATCTCAAGTTCACCACTTATATTTTGGTTTTGGACGCGGTGGTTATCATACCGTTTGCATTGCTCAGGGCGAATGAAAAACCAATGCGCTATGCAGTATTAAAAACGATTAATGTGGCCATCAATTTGGCTTTTAATGTGTTCTTTCTGCTTATTCTCCCGGAGATGGCCCAAGAAGGCGATACGGGCTTTCTGGCATCGCTGTACAAACCTGATTGGGAAATCCATTATGTTTTGATATCCAACGTTATTGCCAGTGGAGTAACATTGCTGATTTTACTTCCCACCTATATCAAAGTATCCTATAATTTCGATTTGGATATATGGAAACAGATGCTGAAATATGCAGGACCAATTCTTGTTGCCGGAATCGCTTTTACTATAAATGAGGTGTTTGATAAGATATTGTTGACGGAACTACTTCCATCAGACATAGCGGAAAGCGAAGTGGGCAAATACGGGGCTTGCTATAGACTAGCCATGTTTATGACACTGTTTGGAACCGCTTTCCGTATGGGAGTGGAACCCTTTTTCTTCAGCCACTCTAATAGTAATAATCCTCAAAAGACATATGCGCAAATCACTAATTACTTCGTAATTCTAGGTAGCATTATCTTGTTGGGTGTCATTGTGTTTATAGATGTTCTTGGCAGGTTGCTATTGCATAACCCAATTTATCGTGAAGCCTTGGACGTGGTTCCTATAATATTGCTGGCAAGCTTCTGTTTGGGCATATACCATAATCTATCCGTTTGGTACAAGGTAACGGACAGAACCAAGTATGGGGCCTATATTTCATCCGTGGGAGCCATCATCACACTTATCATAAACATAAGCCTCATTCCAAAAATTGGATATATGGCGTCCGCCCTGGCAACCTTGGCAGCCTATGCCAGTATGATGTTTTTGTCCTATCACTACGGAAAAAAATATTATCCCGTGCCCTATAATATGCGGAAGATTGTATTCTATCTATCCGTATCACTTGTGTTGTCAATCCTCTCCTTCTATGTTTTTAATAGAAATTTAATAGCCGGCAGCCTACTGTTTTTGTTATTTTTAGGGCTAGTGTACAAGATGGAAGGAGATAAATTACGAAGCATATTTATAAAACGTGAAGATTAA
- the dut gene encoding dUTP diphosphatase, translated as MKIKIINKSGHKLPHYETLASAGMDLRADLESPITLKPLERAIVPTGLFMELPVGYEAQVRPRSGLAAKKGITVLNAPGTIDADYRGNVGVILVNLSNEDFTVENGERIAQMVIAKHERAEWDEVETLSETDRGEGGFGSTGIK; from the coding sequence GTGAAGATTAAGATCATCAACAAGTCAGGCCATAAGCTGCCGCATTACGAAACCCTTGCATCCGCAGGGATGGATTTACGAGCGGATTTGGAATCCCCCATAACATTAAAACCTTTGGAAAGGGCCATTGTCCCTACAGGACTTTTTATGGAACTCCCCGTGGGTTATGAAGCACAAGTACGACCACGTAGCGGATTGGCGGCCAAAAAAGGGATTACAGTGCTTAATGCACCTGGAACCATCGATGCCGATTACCGCGGAAACGTTGGGGTAATACTCGTCAATCTGTCCAATGAGGATTTTACCGTGGAAAACGGGGAGCGCATTGCCCAAATGGTCATCGCCAAGCACGAGCGTGCCGAATGGGACGAAGTTGAGACCCTTTCGGAAACGGATAGGGGCGAAGGGGGATTCGGGAGTACTGGAATCAAGTAA
- a CDS encoding GIY-YIG nuclease family protein, translating into MKFWNVYIMTNRPDGVLYVGVTDNLDERVKEHKLKAFSQSFTAKYNCDKLVYFEQFENGEEAVKREKQMKKWKRGWKINLIEEFNPNWVDISLNWKLNYNKLR; encoded by the coding sequence ATGAAATTTTGGAATGTGTACATAATGACCAATAGACCTGATGGAGTACTTTATGTAGGCGTTACCGATAATCTGGATGAAAGAGTAAAAGAACATAAATTAAAAGCGTTTTCACAGTCCTTTACCGCAAAATACAATTGTGACAAGTTGGTTTATTTTGAACAGTTTGAAAATGGAGAAGAAGCTGTAAAAAGAGAAAAGCAAATGAAAAAGTGGAAGAGAGGGTGGAAAATCAATTTAATAGAAGAGTTTAACCCAAACTGGGTTGACATCAGTCTTAACTGGAAATTGAATTATAATAAATTAAGATAA
- a CDS encoding sugar phosphate nucleotidyltransferase: MKIIVPMAGRGSRLRPHTLTVPKPLIPVAGKPIVHRLVSDIAKVLGEPIEEVAFILGDPAFFGDDVVESLMELADELGAKGSIYRQDKPLGTGHAIMSAKASLSGPAVIAYADTLIRADFDLDKSADSVIWVKQVEHPEAYGVVQLNDANEIVELVEKPQEFVSDLAVIGIYYFKDVGVLKNELQHVLDNDIKHGGEYQINDGIKRMMEKGMKFVPGKVDEWMDCGNKNVTVETNQRMLGFLEKEGEQMIADSVKQENANIIEPCFIGENVVLKNTTVGPYVSIGANTVLENSTVKNSLIQSNSKISNANLDNAMIGNHVVYNGNFETISIGDYSVLE, from the coding sequence ATGAAAATAATCGTACCCATGGCGGGAAGAGGCTCCCGTCTGAGACCACACACATTGACAGTTCCAAAACCATTGATTCCCGTTGCGGGCAAACCCATTGTGCACCGATTGGTGAGTGACATCGCCAAGGTGTTGGGAGAACCCATTGAGGAAGTCGCTTTTATTTTGGGCGACCCTGCTTTTTTTGGAGATGACGTTGTGGAAAGCTTAATGGAACTGGCCGATGAACTTGGGGCCAAAGGGTCCATTTACAGACAAGACAAGCCGCTGGGCACAGGACACGCCATAATGAGCGCCAAAGCGTCGCTGAGCGGCCCTGCTGTGATTGCCTATGCCGATACCTTGATTCGCGCTGACTTTGATTTGGATAAATCGGCCGACAGTGTTATTTGGGTGAAGCAAGTGGAGCATCCAGAGGCCTACGGAGTGGTTCAGTTGAACGATGCCAATGAAATTGTTGAATTAGTTGAGAAGCCTCAGGAATTTGTCTCCGATTTGGCCGTGATCGGTATTTATTACTTCAAAGATGTTGGAGTGCTCAAAAATGAACTCCAGCACGTATTGGATAATGACATCAAGCACGGGGGAGAATATCAAATCAACGATGGCATCAAACGGATGATGGAAAAGGGTATGAAATTTGTTCCGGGTAAGGTGGATGAATGGATGGACTGCGGCAACAAAAACGTTACCGTGGAAACCAATCAGCGTATGTTGGGCTTTTTGGAGAAAGAAGGGGAACAAATGATTGCCGATTCCGTGAAACAGGAAAATGCCAATATCATTGAGCCTTGCTTCATCGGAGAGAACGTAGTGCTCAAGAATACCACAGTGGGGCCTTATGTTTCTATTGGCGCGAATACTGTTTTGGAGAACTCGACCGTAAAGAACAGCCTCATCCAGAGCAACAGTAAAATCAGCAATGCCAATCTCGATAATGCCATGATTGGCAACCATGTTGTTTATAATGGTAATTTTGAGACCATTAGTATTGGAGATTATTCCGTTTTGGAATAA
- a CDS encoding tetratricopeptide repeat protein, protein MKQLIKNSIIYACAFFLCILSYAQEEQESADVYLEEYTDEFQENFFEALKQKGIQNYDRAVDLFLKCKQLEPDNSVVDYELAKAYMLDKKYVQAQDYAIAALLSEPNDYWYLDNLLTILDKQGSPVESVKQRIPYENKKLLQNMAVSLFKMKKYEEASKVLDDLENSQLKSELNRKISDSLQRDTQTEAAPVVEQRENLDDSLADLKAQMEQLITAADYKSLLDDSQEALDSYPLQPYFYYAYGTALNNTGNPNKGIEVLESGLDYLLDDDNLKNRIYKQLSEGYSKIGNTQKANEYLNKINSGL, encoded by the coding sequence ATGAAGCAATTAATTAAAAATAGTATCATATATGCGTGTGCTTTTTTCTTGTGCATTTTGTCTTATGCCCAAGAAGAACAAGAAAGCGCCGATGTCTATCTCGAAGAATATACCGATGAGTTTCAAGAAAATTTCTTTGAGGCCTTAAAGCAAAAAGGCATCCAGAACTATGACAGGGCCGTGGATTTGTTCTTGAAATGCAAGCAATTGGAGCCCGACAACAGCGTGGTGGACTATGAACTGGCCAAAGCGTATATGCTCGATAAAAAATATGTCCAAGCGCAAGACTATGCCATTGCAGCATTACTATCCGAACCGAACGACTATTGGTATTTGGACAATTTACTGACCATTCTGGACAAACAAGGAAGCCCTGTGGAGAGCGTAAAGCAACGCATACCCTACGAGAACAAAAAACTTCTGCAAAATATGGCCGTCTCTTTGTTCAAAATGAAGAAATATGAGGAAGCCTCAAAGGTGCTCGATGATTTGGAAAATTCCCAACTAAAATCCGAATTGAATCGAAAAATAAGCGATTCCCTTCAACGTGATACGCAAACCGAAGCAGCTCCCGTCGTTGAACAAAGGGAAAATCTGGACGATTCTTTAGCAGATTTGAAAGCACAAATGGAACAATTGATAACAGCAGCTGACTACAAATCCCTGTTGGATGATTCACAGGAAGCGTTGGATTCCTATCCGCTACAGCCGTATTTTTATTATGCCTACGGGACAGCCTTGAACAACACCGGCAATCCGAACAAGGGCATAGAAGTTTTGGAAAGCGGACTTGATTATCTCTTGGACGATGACAATTTGAAGAATAGGATATACAAACAGCTTTCCGAGGGGTATTCCAAAATAGGAAACACCCAAAAAGCAAACGAGTATTTGAACAAGATCAATTCAGGATTATAA
- a CDS encoding DUF4292 domain-containing protein yields the protein MNLYKKLPGIAVLTVFLLTIGACKSTKSITGGEINPRLSAKNIINAHYSNEPKFKTLRGRVKIDYTNGDDSQGVNVSLRMAKDKVIWMSAPLGVVKAHITPNKVSFYNKLQNEYFDGDFSYLSEMLGTELDFERVQNLLLGNAVMDMRKEKFNTEVYNGNYQLKPKAAQEFFKILFQLEPKNFKVASQQISQPQNGRQLAANYTYQDISGIIFPEDIKIVAEEKGELTTIDLSFRNLELNKSMTFPYKVPNGYDKIILK from the coding sequence ATGAATCTATATAAAAAATTACCTGGAATCGCAGTGTTAACGGTTTTTCTGCTCACTATTGGAGCTTGTAAAAGTACCAAGTCCATCACTGGAGGGGAAATTAACCCAAGACTATCAGCGAAGAACATCATAAATGCCCATTATTCCAATGAGCCCAAATTTAAGACTTTGAGGGGGCGTGTTAAGATAGATTATACCAATGGGGATGATTCACAAGGGGTAAATGTGAGCCTTCGTATGGCTAAGGACAAGGTGATTTGGATGAGCGCTCCACTGGGCGTGGTCAAGGCCCATATAACGCCGAACAAGGTATCTTTTTACAATAAATTACAAAATGAATATTTTGATGGGGACTTTAGTTATTTGAGCGAGATGCTCGGCACTGAATTGGATTTTGAAAGAGTACAGAACCTGCTACTTGGAAACGCTGTTATGGATATGCGAAAGGAAAAGTTCAATACGGAAGTGTACAACGGCAATTACCAATTGAAGCCAAAAGCGGCGCAGGAGTTCTTTAAGATTTTGTTTCAGTTGGAACCCAAAAACTTTAAGGTGGCCAGCCAACAAATATCCCAACCCCAAAACGGCAGACAGCTTGCTGCAAATTATACCTATCAAGATATTTCGGGAATAATATTTCCCGAGGATATTAAGATAGTTGCGGAAGAAAAAGGAGAGTTGACCACGATAGATTTAAGTTTTCGTAACTTGGAATTAAATAAATCGATGACATTTCCTTACAAAGTGCCCAACGGATATGACAAAATTATATTAAAGTAA
- a CDS encoding murein hydrolase activator EnvC family protein, with protein sequence MKGKISYCIYYLIVVFFISTGSFAQTSEQKALESKRERLQEEIKEINRLLFAERKEKGTVLDQMEALDNKINVRQELIRVTNQQSNLLNRQINVNIRNISKLREDLKILKEDYAELIQKTYQNKSQNNRLMFLLSSENFYQAFKRLQYMQQYAKHRKKQGEGIVKKTEELTQLNQDLVRQRKEKDQLIAENQKAKAELSKEIESQRSLLTSIKQNEAKYTAAIAEKQKEARKIDREIERMIKSAIASSNKSSGNSASSATFAMTPETRLLADNFTSNKGRLIWPVEKGIKSQGYGVYADKLYPGIKHRNNGVTITTDAGSKARAIFEGEVIAILSVPGGNKGVQIKHGNYISTYYNLSNLYVKKGDKVAAKEVLGEINTNRLDGTTKLKFYLYKDSNRLNPEDWIYQL encoded by the coding sequence ATGAAAGGTAAAATTTCATATTGTATTTATTATCTGATAGTTGTATTTTTTATTTCAACGGGGTCTTTTGCGCAAACTAGTGAGCAAAAAGCTTTGGAGTCCAAACGTGAACGTCTTCAGGAGGAAATAAAGGAAATCAATAGATTGCTCTTCGCCGAACGTAAGGAAAAGGGCACCGTGTTGGACCAAATGGAAGCCTTGGACAATAAAATCAATGTTCGGCAAGAACTTATTCGTGTGACGAATCAACAATCCAATTTGCTCAACCGGCAAATCAATGTCAACATCAGAAACATAAGTAAGCTCCGAGAAGATTTAAAGATCTTAAAAGAAGATTACGCAGAACTCATTCAAAAAACATATCAAAACAAATCCCAGAACAATAGGTTGATGTTCCTATTGTCCTCTGAAAATTTTTATCAAGCTTTTAAACGGCTTCAATACATGCAACAATATGCAAAGCATCGTAAAAAGCAAGGTGAGGGCATTGTTAAAAAAACAGAAGAGCTCACCCAGTTAAATCAGGATTTGGTTCGTCAACGGAAAGAAAAGGACCAACTCATTGCGGAGAACCAGAAAGCAAAGGCAGAACTGTCCAAAGAAATTGAATCCCAAAGAAGCCTGTTGACGAGCATAAAACAAAACGAGGCAAAATACACTGCTGCCATTGCGGAAAAGCAAAAGGAGGCCCGTAAAATTGATCGTGAGATAGAACGAATGATCAAAAGTGCCATCGCGAGTTCCAACAAAAGCTCTGGTAACTCTGCAAGCAGCGCCACATTTGCAATGACGCCAGAAACTAGGTTGCTGGCCGATAATTTTACCTCCAACAAAGGGAGATTGATCTGGCCGGTTGAAAAAGGCATTAAAAGTCAGGGATATGGTGTGTATGCGGATAAATTGTACCCGGGAATCAAGCATCGAAACAACGGTGTAACCATTACCACCGACGCAGGGAGCAAAGCGAGAGCCATTTTTGAAGGCGAAGTCATCGCCATACTATCTGTGCCCGGTGGGAACAAAGGGGTACAGATAAAACACGGAAACTACATAAGTACATACTATAACCTATCCAATCTGTACGTAAAAAAAGGGGATAAGGTGGCCGCCAAAGAGGTATTGGGAGAAATAAATACCAATCGGTTGGACGGCACCACCAAATTGAAGTTCTATCTATATAAGGACTCCAATCGCTTGAATCCCGAAGATTGGATCTATCAACTCTAA
- a CDS encoding aldo/keto reductase — MKKITDLQGAFELHKGVQMPYFGLGVYQSEDGSEVINAVKAALNHGYRHIDTAAIYENEEGVGTGIRESNVDRSDVFLTSKVWNTDQGYDTTLKAFDASLERLGTDYLDLYLVHWPKGEISKETWRALEKLYKEKRVRAIGVSNFLQHHLEDLLTSAEVVPMVNQMEFHPYLVQQDLIDFCNSKGIQYEAWSPLMQGNIFDLGIMKDLASKYDRTIAQIVLRWDLQKGVVTIPKSSKKERIIANSDLFDFELSEEDVELLDGLEKGKRFGPDPDNFAF, encoded by the coding sequence ATGAAGAAAATAACAGATTTACAAGGCGCCTTTGAACTGCACAAAGGGGTCCAGATGCCCTATTTTGGATTGGGCGTGTATCAATCCGAGGATGGAAGCGAAGTGATCAATGCGGTAAAGGCGGCATTGAACCACGGTTACCGTCATATTGATACTGCTGCCATTTACGAAAACGAAGAAGGGGTTGGCACAGGAATCCGCGAAAGCAATGTGGACCGGAGCGATGTTTTTTTAACGAGCAAGGTCTGGAATACGGATCAAGGTTACGATACGACTTTAAAAGCTTTTGATGCCAGTTTGGAACGTTTGGGAACCGATTATTTGGATTTGTATCTGGTGCATTGGCCCAAAGGCGAAATTTCGAAGGAAACCTGGAGGGCCCTTGAAAAACTATACAAGGAAAAGCGGGTGCGGGCCATTGGTGTGAGCAACTTCCTGCAACATCATTTGGAAGATTTGTTGACTTCTGCCGAGGTTGTGCCGATGGTCAACCAAATGGAATTTCATCCCTATTTGGTGCAACAGGATTTGATTGATTTCTGCAATTCCAAAGGAATTCAATACGAAGCTTGGTCTCCCTTGATGCAAGGAAATATCTTTGATTTGGGCATTATGAAGGATTTGGCGTCCAAATACGATAGGACCATTGCCCAGATTGTGCTGCGATGGGACCTTCAAAAGGGAGTGGTCACCATCCCAAAATCATCCAAAAAAGAACGCATCATCGCCAATTCCGACCTTTTCGATTTTGAATTGTCCGAAGAAGATGTTGAATTGCTCGATGGATTGGAAAAGGGCAAACGATTTGGCCCAGACCCAGATAATTTTGCCTTCTAA
- a CDS encoding acyl-CoA thioesterase, with amino-acid sequence MRAIKPSESRTVMTDLVLPSETNPLNNLFGGELLARMDRAASIAARRHSRRITVTASVNHVAFNRSVPLGSVVTVEASVSRAFNTSMEIFIDVWIEDRFTGERTKANEAIYTFVAVDDTGKPTEVPPLEPETNLEKERYAAALRRKQLSLVLAGKMKPADATELKALFTS; translated from the coding sequence ATGCGCGCTATAAAACCGAGTGAATCCCGCACGGTAATGACCGATTTGGTATTGCCCAGTGAAACCAACCCCCTCAACAATCTTTTTGGCGGGGAACTTTTGGCCCGTATGGACCGGGCGGCCAGTATTGCTGCCCGTAGGCATAGTCGCAGGATTACGGTGACCGCTTCGGTAAACCACGTAGCTTTTAACCGATCGGTTCCCTTGGGCAGTGTGGTCACGGTCGAAGCCTCGGTTTCCAGAGCTTTCAACACATCTATGGAGATTTTTATCGATGTTTGGATCGAGGATCGCTTTACCGGGGAGCGCACGAAGGCCAATGAGGCGATTTATACCTTTGTTGCGGTGGATGATACCGGAAAACCTACGGAAGTGCCGCCACTGGAGCCTGAAACCAATTTGGAAAAGGAACGCTATGCCGCCGCGCTTCGCAGAAAGCAGTTGAGTTTGGTACTTGCCGGCAAAATGAAGCCTGCGGATGCAACGGAGCTTAAGGCGTTGTTTACCTCTTAG
- a CDS encoding SPOR domain-containing protein, with translation MRIDSYIEKLLFDYNCVVVPGFGAFLAHGKSAEIDLATNTLVPPSKTISFNAQLSKNDGLLVSHISKEKNLDYEDMLQEVENIAQNWNTRLSQGESIELFGIGKLWHNSEQRIQFQPEEKINFLTSSFGLSTFAATPIQREVIKEEVEEMEERIPFIITPEKREQTSFRPWLKYAAVILLAVSFGATSYRTYGELQQKEVAAQQDAQQEVSRLIQEATFFESAPLELPAINIKVTKKQLGKHHVIAGAFREEQNAEKKVNQLKEKGYNAFYLGVNKYGLHQVAYDSFDDPKEAITFLRKVKSEDSRDAWLLSEK, from the coding sequence ATGCGGATAGACTCATACATAGAAAAATTGTTGTTTGATTACAATTGTGTTGTAGTACCTGGTTTTGGTGCTTTTTTGGCCCATGGCAAATCCGCAGAAATTGATTTGGCGACCAACACTTTGGTACCGCCGAGCAAAACCATTTCCTTTAATGCCCAACTCTCCAAAAATGATGGTCTGTTGGTGTCCCATATTTCCAAAGAAAAGAATTTGGACTATGAGGATATGCTTCAGGAAGTGGAAAACATTGCCCAAAATTGGAACACCAGATTGTCCCAAGGAGAGAGCATTGAACTTTTTGGAATTGGAAAACTCTGGCACAATAGCGAACAACGTATTCAGTTCCAGCCCGAGGAAAAAATCAACTTTTTGACATCTTCCTTTGGCCTATCCACTTTTGCGGCCACTCCAATACAGCGAGAAGTCATCAAAGAAGAGGTGGAAGAAATGGAAGAGCGTATCCCGTTCATCATTACTCCGGAAAAAAGGGAGCAAACATCGTTTAGGCCTTGGTTAAAATATGCTGCCGTTATTCTATTGGCCGTGTCTTTTGGTGCGACATCGTACCGCACGTACGGTGAACTTCAACAAAAAGAGGTGGCTGCCCAGCAAGATGCCCAACAAGAAGTTTCTCGTTTGATACAAGAGGCCACTTTTTTTGAAAGTGCTCCTTTGGAACTGCCCGCCATCAACATTAAGGTGACCAAAAAACAATTGGGCAAGCATCATGTAATCGCCGGAGCTTTCCGTGAAGAACAAAATGCCGAAAAAAAGGTAAATCAGCTAAAAGAGAAGGGGTATAATGCCTTTTACTTGGGCGTGAACAAATATGGCCTGCACCAAGTGGCCTACGATAGTTTTGACGACCCTAAAGAAGCTATCACCTTTTTGAGAAAAGTCAAATCCGAAGATTCGAGGGATGCTTGGTTGCTTTCCGAGAAATAA
- the dprA gene encoding DNA-processing protein DprA codes for MTEPEIIAALRLQNIPNIGDVTAKKLIAHCGSPTAIFEDKLHHLLKIDGIGKMTLKGLFDSIHLEEAQKEFEFLSKADISISYFMDDGYPARLKHCVDGPILLFQRGNIDLNYQKIISVVGTRNVTNYGTSFCQQFIEELAPLNPIIVSGLAYGVDIAVQKAAMDHGLQTIACMAHGLNQIYPKVHAKYRSKIERNGGFMTEFWSNSQPNRENFLKRNRIIAGISEATIVIESAEKGGSLVTADLAHGYNREVFAVPGRATDKWSKGCNDLIKYQKAHLLTSAAELIYLLGWDIEAENQEKTVQKQLFVELDETEQSIYSYLQLNGKQLLDTVALECNLPIFKVSSTLLNMEMKGVIRPLPGKMFEAV; via the coding sequence ATGACTGAACCTGAAATTATTGCGGCCCTGCGCCTGCAAAACATTCCCAATATCGGAGATGTGACGGCAAAAAAATTAATTGCCCATTGCGGAAGTCCAACAGCTATTTTTGAGGACAAACTGCACCATCTTTTAAAAATAGATGGCATTGGCAAGATGACCTTGAAAGGTTTATTCGATTCCATCCACTTGGAAGAAGCCCAAAAGGAGTTCGAATTTCTGTCCAAAGCAGATATTTCCATCTCCTATTTTATGGATGATGGTTACCCCGCCCGATTGAAACATTGTGTAGATGGACCCATTTTATTGTTTCAAAGGGGAAACATCGATTTGAACTACCAAAAAATCATAAGTGTCGTGGGCACCAGGAACGTGACCAACTACGGCACATCGTTTTGTCAACAATTTATTGAAGAATTAGCACCGCTGAACCCGATTATTGTGAGCGGATTGGCCTATGGCGTTGATATCGCCGTTCAAAAAGCAGCAATGGACCATGGCTTACAGACCATCGCCTGTATGGCGCACGGGCTCAACCAAATTTACCCGAAGGTGCACGCCAAATACAGATCTAAAATAGAGCGAAATGGCGGTTTTATGACGGAGTTTTGGAGCAACAGTCAACCCAACCGGGAGAATTTCCTTAAACGCAACCGCATCATTGCTGGAATCAGCGAAGCGACCATTGTAATCGAGTCAGCGGAAAAAGGAGGCAGTTTGGTAACGGCAGATTTGGCCCACGGCTACAATCGCGAAGTGTTTGCCGTTCCGGGTAGAGCGACCGATAAATGGAGCAAAGGGTGCAATGACCTCATCAAATATCAAAAAGCGCACTTATTGACCTCTGCCGCGGAACTGATTTACCTTTTGGGATGGGATATTGAGGCGGAAAATCAGGAAAAAACAGTGCAGAAACAGCTGTTCGTCGAGTTGGATGAAACAGAACAGTCAATCTACTCCTACCTGCAATTGAACGGAAAACAACTGCTGGACACCGTGGCTTTGGAGTGCAATTTGCCCATTTTTAAGGTTTCGTCCACTTTGCTGAACATGGAAATGAAAGGCGTGATCCGACCATTGCCCGGTAAAATGTTCGAGGCGGTGTAG